ataattatatctgCTTTTTTGGTAATAgagaatatttatttgtaaataagTTGGGATAATCATTCACAGTGGAACGAaactcataaaatcaaattacaaaACGAGGTAAGtgaataaatatagttatGAATGAGTTTTATAGGTTTGTgtaacacctcttaaagtggTGACACCAcatatccaacaatattataaatgctacacaacaatctatagtcTATATAGCATGTTGAATATTGCTAGccgaaaaaaaattgttatataCAATGTTGTATATTGTTGGCCGAGATTTTTACACttgagcatttttttattgccatATGACAGCTTATTATTTGTCCACGTGTCATCGACGTGTAGTGTACAAATAATTGACTATGAATGATGGTATGGAGTTATTTTaggaggtgttgtcattttaatgcACCTCTGAGGTTATATGATGCATCCATACAAATCAACTCATCCCAAATCTGCATAGATTTGATGTAAaatggagttttttttttcactttaaagGTAGAAGTAGAACTAGTATGCCTTAAAAAACATATTGCGCATACACAAATAAAGATCATAGTAAAACTTGTACATCCATTACAAACTTAAGGCACAAAACTAATAAGGCCTTCTTCCACCTATAGGTATCACATTAGACCCCGAACGGTTGCCAAAGCCGCCGCCTCCTCGGCCTCGGGATCGGAAGTTGCGCCCCGATCCTGCAGAAACATCGTGGTTAGAACAACAATAGATCGACCGACATTTTTCAGATCAACAACCATCCACAAACTCCTACATATGTTAAACATTTCAGCACTAATGAAAGATAGTAGCACGGTCAACACGATTACCTCCCGTATCATTTCCAGCAGTTCGTGACAAAGCAGCAAGTTGAGGCGGCACGGCCTGCCCAGCTTGTTGCAGAATCTTGATGAGTTCTCTAGCATGCTTCACATTTGCATgagtgaaaaatgagaaagCAGTTCCCGTGGCTCCTGCACGGCCAGTTCGGCCAATCCTATGGACATAATCCTCCAAATTCGAAGGGAAATCGTAGTTGACTACGACTTTAATGTCCTTCACATCTAGAGAAACATACAGAAAGAGTTGGGATCAGATAAGAATTCAAAAGCAACACAAAAAGAATATGGCCCCTTATccctttaaattattttgtatacCAAATtcgtgaaaaagaaaaagcaaagaTCGCACATAATAGTACTAACATAACTAAAtgagaatataaataattgaaaacatGTCCCTTAAATTTTCATGGCTACTATTTTCAATTCAACACTAATCTTCTTACTATGTACGATGAAAAACAGCCAATTACAGCAAAGTACTTAACATCCAAGTTCAAATTAATAGTTCCACTCAATGCAAATCTGCTAAGTGCACAAATATAAGAGGGCATTTACTTATCACTTGAACAAATGAATTGAGCAATCCTATGATTGAAGATAAAATACAAGTAACAATCTATTTTATCAAGAGGGATTTTGCAAGAAGGCATGGGTAGGAGAGGCAGTGATGGAGGAAGAGAGGGAAACCGAGTCGACATTCTATGGAGGAGGTTGAAGTAGGAGTGGCGGCTGTGTAGGATGGGGGAGCGACAGAGGAGGGTTCGATCCCGAGAATTTATGTACAAGGTTGAGATGCAGTTACAACTGAGAATAAGGTTGATTAAGATAGGATAATTGTGTTAGCAGCCAAAGTTAATCCACATTATTAAACTGAATTAAACAACAGAACATTGTGAATCAAACTACAAACCAAAACTCTAATGATACAAACTCTGATCAAACAAATGCATTCATAAATCAACCACCATTTTCAAGCAAATCAAATAATGCAAGAAGAACAAGGTCATAAAAAGAGCataaaaaacaatagaaataaacaaaaaatcatataaGAAATCAGAGTATTATGAAAAGCCTGCATAATCAAATCCAACTAATACAAATCAAGCATTGCATAAGCTTATTCCAATTAACACACgctatcaaatataaaaacgCATTACtctaaaatatccaaaatcacataaaacgaaacacaaaattcatagtTTTCAATGTAAGCAAAATATGATAAGTATAACCGATtgcataaaacataaataaaaaagcgGCAAACTcaaattgggggaaaaaaccctaattaagCAGTGAGCACAACAACGCCTCCAGCTTCCTTGATCTTCTTCTCCGCGTTCTTCGACACGAATTTGGCCTTCAACACGGCCGGCTTCCCCTCCGGCAGCAGTCCCTTCCCTAGCACCTTGAAGTAGCCGAACTGTGTGACGTCGATGAGCGGCGCGTTGTCCTTGGACGCCTTGTCCTTCACCTCCTGCGGCACCAGCGACCAGAGGCGATCGATGTTGACGGTGGGGCAGTGGAACTTGTTGCGGAGGCGGTGGAAGTACCTCATACCGACCTTGCCGAAGTATCCGGGATGGTACTTGTCGAAGAGGATGCGGTGGTGGTGTATTCCTCCGGCGTTTCCCCGACCTCTGGGATGCTTGTGGTGCTTGCCGATGCGACCGTGCCCGGCGCTGACGTGGCCGCGCTTCTTGCGGTTCTTCTTGAAACTGGTGGTCATTTTCTGAGGAGAGAGTGCAGCTGCGAaatgggggctagggtttggggatttataatgaaatggtGTGTTGGTGGTGAGAGGGTTTCGTCAATAATTaggaatattataataattcaaagtTTGAGATGGGCCGAGCAAAAGCCCAAAACTCATACTTACATATGCAATTATTGATGAAACTAACACTGCTTTGGTCCATTAAGGGTCCATTATAAACAACTACactatattacttcatttttatattggttcATCGTGACTCTCACCTTAACTTACATAATTTATGACACTAAACGACATCATAGAAAACAAACTAAATTTACGACTTCACACaaaatgaactaaatttaCAATTTCCTCCGATTTACAGAATACCCAAACACCAATTGCAATAAAGAACAATCAGCAAGGATGAactcaaaatagaaaagagagAACAAAAGGGAATTACGTGGTTCGGCCGTAAGACCTACATCCACGGAGAAGACgatctaaattttattcaatcacACCAAGGAATACAAGAATCACAGCTATACGAAACTAGAACAAGATCACTCAAACTCACACTATGCGCTCAATACAATCCCAAAAAGAACACAATTTGAGTCTCACAAAGAAAGTGAATCTTACTTCTCAATTGCTGCAGAGGAATGAGCTGCTCTCCTTTTATATCTTGATTAAGCTCAAGCCTCAACTGATTGAGCTCTCCCATAACTGACTGATCTCTCACAACCTCCCAACTGCTTGGTTGTTAGAATCATCAACGGCAATTTTGCCAAAGAACAAAGAACAAAAACCCCCAAATGCCTTTTATCCTCATTTGCAGTTTGGTCCCTCTACTTCTTGCTATTCATTAGTTCCACCCcctaacaaatctccaccttggagCTATTGAACAGATTCAAGCCATCTTCTCTAATCACCCTTCACTACTGTTGAACCAAGTTGATCAGCTCCATACACAACTTAAGTTTGGAGTTGGGCAAAGTCTTTGTAAACATGTCTGCTGCATTGTCTTCGGTTGAGATCTTGGCTATCTTTACAGAACCTTTACTGACCTCATCTCTGATGAAATGGAGTCTCACATCTACATGCTTACTCCTCTCATGGAAAGTCTGGTGCTTAGTCAAGCAGATGGCACTTGAGCTATCACAATTTACCTCTACAGACTGCTGCTCAATGCCAAAATCAGAGAGGATCCCTTTAAGCCAAAAACTCTCTTTCACTGCTTCAGTCAATGCTATGTATTCAGCCTCCGTAGTGGATAAAGTCACCACTGACTGCAAACAAGATTTCCAGCTGACAGCACTCCCATAGAGACAAAAGACATAGCCGGTTTGAGACTTTCTGGTGTCTAAGCTTACTGCATAATCCGAATCACAGAACCCTATCAAAGGCTCCTTTCGTCCACCCTCATGCTTCTCAAACACAATCCCATGATCAACTGTTCCTTTCATGTATCTCAAAATCCATTTAAGAGCATGCCAATGTTCCATTCCAGGATTAGCCATGAATCTACTAGCAACACTAATGGCATGGCTCAAGTCTGGTCTAGTACATATCATGGTGTACATGATACTTCCTACAATGCTGGAGTAAGGAATTCTTTCCATTTCTCTCTTCCCTGCATCTGTGTCCGGGCTCTAACTGGCACTCAACTTGAATTGTTGTGCCAATGGAACAGTAACTGGTTTTGAGCTATCAAGCTGAAACTTCTTGAGAACTTTGCTGATGTAGTCCTCTTCTCTGTCCCTTACAATATCCATCCCCAGGATTCTTCTTGCACAACCCAGatccttcatttcaaattgAACCCTCAGCTGGTCTTTGATTTCCTGGACTTCAGCTACAGCTGCAGCAGAGACTAACATATCATCGACGTAGAGCAATAAGTAGGCCACAACAGATCCATTCTTCTTCTTAATGAACACACAGTTGTCATACTTAGACATTTCAAAACCAATCTTCAGAATATAATCATTGAAAGTTAAGTACCACTGCCTTGAACTTTGCTTCAAACCGTAGAGACTCTTCTTGAGTAGGCAAACTTTTCCTTCATCTCCAGGCCTGATGAAACCTTCGGGCTGTTCCATGTAAATTGTTTCTTCAAGCTTTCCATGGAGAAAGGCTGTTTTTACATCAAGTTGGTGAAGTTCCCAATTTTTCTGAACCACAATGGCCAAGAGGATTCTGATTGAGCTGTGTTTAACTACTGGGGAAAAAATCTCATTGTAGTCAATTCCCTCTTTCTGAGTAAACCCCTTTGCAACCAATCTAGCCTTGAACCTTATGTTATCATTCTGGAAAGCTTCAACCTTTTTCTTGAATATCCACTTACACCCCACTGCTCTCTGATTTGAAGGCCTCAGAACTAAAATCCATGTTCTGTTCTTATATAGAGAATCTATCTCCTCTTGCATAGCTCTCAACCATTTATCCTTTTCATGACTTCTGACAGCTTCTTTATAACTGGAGGGCTCATGATATTCGATTTTTTCAGCAATAGCAAGTGCATAATACATCATATCATAGTCACTATACTTGGCTGGTAGCTTGATCTTTCTCTTAGACTTTTCTCTGGTTATTCTTGGCTGATCAGGTACTCCAGTATGAGTTTCCATATTCTGAGTATCTGCTGGACTAACTTCACTCTCAGGCATTTCTTCTTCAGCCAGCTCTCTGTATCTATCAGAAGTCTCCACCTCAACTTGAGTACTCTCTGCTACCTTCTTCAAATATGGCATTTCTTGCTCCTTAAAAACTACATCTCTGCTGATTATAACCTTGTTGTTGCCCGGCTCTGTGCACCACAACCTATATCCCTTCACTCCCCTTTGGTATCCCAACATCACACATTTGAGGGCCCTAGCTTCAAGCTTTCCATGCTTCACATGAGCATAAGCTCTACAGCCAAATATTCTCAGTTTATCATAATCCCCTTTAGATCCATACCACCTCATATCCGGTGTGTCAAAATCCAAAGCAGATGAAGGGCATTTGTTTATTAGCACAGCAGCTGTAGCCGCTGCTTCTGCCCAGAAATTCTTGGGCATTCCAGAAGAGAAAAGTAAACATCTCAACCTCTCCAAAATGGTCCTGTTTGCCCTCTCAGCTACCCCATTCTGTTGTGGGTTGCTTGGCACGGTTCTGTGCCTCTTGATCCCCTTTTTCTTGCAATATTGATCAAACTCTGAAGACAAAAATTCTAAGCCGTTGTCTGTCCTCAAACATTTAAGAGAGCATCCTTTTTCAGATTTTACTTCTTTGCACCACTCTTGAAACTTAGAAAATGCTTCTGACTTTTCTTTCATCACATACAACCACAACTTTCTAGAATAGTCATCTATAATGGTAAGAAAGTACCTGCCTCCACCTATGCTTTGTGTCTGTGCCGGACCCCAAACATCACTGTGTGCATAGTCCAGTGGAGCCTTTGAACTGTGTTTGGCTTGAGGAAATGTGAGCTTCTTGCTTTTGGCCAGTATACATTCTTCACATCCGGATATGCTATCATCAGAGCCTGCATCATGGGAAGAAATAAACTTCCTCTTCTCCAATTCCTTCATGCCTGCATCACCAACATGTCCCAGCCTCATGTGCCAAACTCTTCTGTCAATTCTCTCAGTAATGTTCAACTGATCAGTAATAACCTCTGCATCAAGATAATAAAGGCTATTTACCCTTGCTGCCTTCATGTAGATGACACCTTCCTTTGAAACTTGCATCTTTCCACCAACAGAACAGAAACTAAAGCCCTTTCTCTCTAGTGTTCCCAAAGAGATAAGATTCCTCTTTACAGCAGGAATATATCTAACTTCCGACAAAATCTTGATTGAACTATCAAACATTCTCATCTTCACTGATCCTATACCTTTCACTTCACAAGTGTGATTGTTTCCCAGTGTTACTGACCCCTCAGCTGCTTCAAGATCCATAAACCAacttttatttgatgttatatgaAAACTGTAGCCTGAATCCATGATCCAAGAATGCAAAATTCCCTTATCAACGACATTCATAATCTGCCCAGTTTCCATCTCTTCAGTTACATCAGCTGTGTCAgttttcttctcattttcaGCCTGCTTTCTTTTCCAGGCATAGCAGTCCTTCTTAATATGGCCCGGCTTCTTGCAATGATGGCAAGATCTAGTTTCCTTGCCTTCACTTTGCTTATCCTTCCAAGATTGTTGTTTCTTTGCAAACTTCTTCTTGCCAGGTTTCTTGGAGTATGCTTTCACATTCAAACTTTCAGCAGCAGTATCTATTGATCTTGTGCCAGATTTTTGGATTTCCTTCAACTTCAGAGCTGAATAAACCTCTTCATAAGTTACCTTAGAATCTCTTCCCAGAAGAATGGCATCTTTGAATTGTTCATAGCAGCTGGGAAGTGAGTTGAGGAGCATTAAGGCCTTGTCTTCATCCTTGATCTTCTCCTCAATCATCTCCAAATCATCCACGCATTTACCAAACTCCTCTAACTGCTCAAGAATGGTTTTAGCTTCTGATATCTTGAATGTGAAAAGCTTCTGCTTCAAGTGGAGCAGATTTTCCAAAGACTTGGTCATGTATAGTGACTCAAGCTTAGCCCATACCTCTGCTGCACTCTCTTCTTTGGAGACCTCCCTCAATACTCTGTCGCTTAAACTGAGAATCAGAGTACTATAAGCCTTATCTTGGAGTTCTTGGTGCTTGACGGTTGCCTTCTCATCTTCTTTATCAGGCTTGCCATCATTCCCTCCCTTCAAGATTTCCCAAAGACCCTGCTGCATCATGACTGCCTTCATTTTGAGCTTCCAAAGcccaaaatcatttttcccCGTGAATTTCTCTAAATCGAACTTTGCGGTCGACATTGCAATCGGTAGATCCTCTCAattcccacagacggcgccaATTTGTTGAACAAGCTCCGATTTACAGAATACCCAAACACCAATTGCAATAAAGAACAATCAGCAAGGATGAACTCAGAATAGAAAAGAGAGAACAAAATGGAATTACGTGGTTCGGCCGTAAGACCTACATCCACGGAGAAGACgatctaaattttattcaatcacACCAAGGAATACAAGAATCACAGCTATACGAAACTAGAACAAGATCACTCAAACTCACACTATGCGCTCAATACAATCCCATAAAGAACACAATTTGAGTCTCACAAAGAAAGTGAATCTTACTTCTCAACTGCTGCAGAGGAATGAGCTGCTCTCCTTTTATATCTTGATTAAGCTCAAGCCTCAACTGATTGAGCTCTCCCATAACTGACTGATCTCTCACAACCTCCCAACTGCTTGGTTGTTAGAATCATCAACGGCAATTTTGCCAAAGAACAAAGAACAAAACCCCCAAATGCCTTTTATCCTCATTTGCAGTTTGGTCCCTCTACTTCTTGCTATTCATTAGTTCCACCCcctaacaataaaatatgaatcaaTCTACGAACTAAATTTATCGATCTTCTTCCTAAGTGTATGCAAAAGGAGACTCTGCACTCGGCTCTCCTCACCGATCATCTTCGGAATATTACGATAATTCAAGGTTTGAGTCATGGTCCGACCAAAACCCCAAAACTCATACTTacatattactccatccgtctgcCATTAGGAATCTCATTTATGGACGACACgcgttttaagaaatgttaaggaaagtgagtggaaaaaagttaatggaatagagatttcacttgtatataaaatgtgagtggaatgagttagtggaaggtgagaccctattaccatttatggtaaaagtgaaccgggactcctattcgcggatggactaaaatgaaaaaacatgatttctattcgcggacggagggagtagtatgcGATCTAACACTACCTTAAGCTATTGAAAACAACTATTGTACTATTACAATAATTCAAAGTTTGAGCGAGTCATGGGCCGACTAAAAGCCTAAAACCGCCTAAAACTCATACTTACATATTAATATGGGATCATTGATAAAACCAACATTACCTTGatccattaaaaataactatTGTACCATTTTGGTTCATCCCTTATTTAGGTATCAACAACGGATGCGCTATCGCCACGTCGTCATTCCCCTCTTTTTCTGTACCAAGACACAATTCCTACAATGAACGCTATATCCTCATGAATCTCATATTAACTTACACTATTCATTGTTTTACTTGTCAATTGAAATACGAGTATATACTAGTTTATTACATAAAATGACTTCatataaaacaaactaaatttACGACTTCTCagaaaatgaactaaaattacaatttcatagaaaatgaaatctaTCTACGAACTAAATTTTTCGATCTTCTTCCTAAGTGTATGCTAAAGGAGGTTGTGCACTCGGATCTCTTCACCGGTCACTTCGCGTATCCTTGGCTTACACTTAAAGAGTATTTTTTGTGTCAATGGTCATACTCACACGGATGTTACGAAGAGACTTTGAAATTATCCTATGCTAGATTCCGTGGACGGCTCTGATTAGTGCTTGAATTGAACATGTTCCCAATTTCTTAAGAGCTTTGGGCAATGAATCAAACTACAAATCAAAACTCTAATGATACAAACTCTGATCAAACAAATGCATTCATAAATCAACCACCATTTCCAAGCAAATCAAATAATGCAAGAAGAACAAGGTCATAAAAAGAGCATAAAAACCatagaaataaacaaaaattcataTAAGAAATCAGAGAATTATGAAAAGCCTGCATAATCAAATCCAACTAATACAAATCAAGCATTGCATAAGCTTATTCCAATTAACACACgctatcaaatataaaaacgCATTACtctaaaatatccaaaatcacataaaacgaaacacaaaattcatagtTTTCATTGTAAGCAAAATATCATAAGTATAACCGATtgcataaaacataaataaaaaagcgGCAAAATcaaattgggggaaaaaaccctaattaagCGGTGAGCACAACCGCGCCTCCAGCTTCCTTGATCTTCTTCTCGGCGTTCTTCGACACGAGCTTGGCCTTCAACACGACAGGCTTTCCCTCCGGCAGCAGTCCCTTCCCCAGCACCTTGAAGTAGCTGAACTGAGTGACGTCGATGAGCGGGGCGTTGTCCTTGGACGCCTTGTCCTTCACCTCCTGCGGCACCAGCGACCAGAGGCGATCGATGTTGACGGTCGGGCAGTGGAACTTGTTGCGCAGGCGGTGGAAGTACCTCATACCGACCTTGCCGAAGTATCCGGGATGGTACTTGTCGAAGAGGATGCGGTGGTGGTGCATTCCACCGGCGTTACCGCGACCTCCGGGATGCTTGCGGTGCTTGCCGATACGACCGTGCCCGGCGCTGACGTGGCCGCGCTTCTTGCGGTTCTTCTTGAATCTGGTTGTCATTTTCTGCGGAGAGAGTGCGGCTGCGATGGGAAGATGCGAaatgggggctagggtttggggatttataatgaaatggtGTGTTGGTGGTGAGAGGGTTTCGTCAATAATTAGGAATATTACAATAATTCAAGGTTTGAGATGGGCCGAGTAAAAGCCCAAAACTCATACTTACAGATGCAATTATTGATGAAACTAACACTGCCTTGGTACATTAAGGGTCCACTAAAACAACTACACTACTATATTacttacttcatttttatattggttcATCCTTTACTCTTTAGGCATTAACAACGGATGCGCTTCCGCCATATCGTCATTCCCCTCTTTCTTTTGTACCAAGCTACAACTTCCACAATGACGCCATGTCAACATGACTCTCACATTAACTTACATCACTAAACGACGTCATAGAAAACAAACTAAATTTACGACTTCACGgaaa
The nucleotide sequence above comes from Salvia hispanica cultivar TCC Black 2014 chromosome 5, UniMelb_Shisp_WGS_1.0, whole genome shotgun sequence. Encoded proteins:
- the LOC125189017 gene encoding 60S ribosomal protein L27a-3-like, producing MTTSFKKNRKKRGHVSAGHGRIGKHHKHPRGRGNAGGIHHHRILFDKYHPGYFGKVGMRYFHRLRNKFHCPTVNIDRLWSLVPQEVKDKASKDNAPLIDVTQFGYFKVLGKGLLPEGKPAVLKAKFVSKNAEKKIKEAGGVVVLTA
- the LOC125189016 gene encoding 60S ribosomal protein L27a-3-like — translated: MTTRFKKNRKKRGHVSAGHGRIGKHRKHPGGRGNAGGMHHHRILFDKYHPGYFGKVGMRYFHRLRNKFHCPTVNIDRLWSLVPQEVKDKASKDNAPLIDVTQFSYFKVLGKGLLPEGKPVVLKAKLVSKNAEKKIKEAGGAVVLTA